A genomic region of Exiguobacterium oxidotolerans JCM 12280 contains the following coding sequences:
- a CDS encoding DHH family phosphoesterase translates to MESGQQVSSERERRVVRFVPYLLIVGLLLVVAISNPIIAAIGAFVTTVLFVLHLLEEQRARKSWEAYVERISIQVEDTGQDALTNMPIGILLYDEETHVTWFNDPMREIFDDLAMGHLLLDLDPLFVEMMATDEDQATLEIGESVYRVFSNRENRTFYLFDMTEEAQVEQQLVDNQTVIGVIYLDNYDEMTQGIEDQLRSELNSRVTQLLNHWAADHGTYIKRTASDRYFVVTTEENLRILERTKFSILDIVRDETSQRGVQLTLSIGIGCGSDAIPVLGQMAQSSLDLALGRGGDQVVIKRDGKVRFYGGKTNPTEKRTRVRARVIANSLRDLMQESSRILVMGHRNPDMDSLGASIGILKLAEMNDKEAHIVLPDAEIGQGIRRMMSEISEDEKLESRFINSFQAEQLVDDQALLIIVDTHKPSLVVVPALLDQFERMVVIDHHRRGEDFIEEPVLVYLEPYASSTSELVTELIEYQPTNEKLSMLEATALLAGIIVDTKGFTIRTGSRTFDAASYLRSQGADTVLVQEFLSQNLETYVEQSHILERTEIYKAGMAIATAEPGVIHDQVLIAQTADQLLSLQGIRAAFVIAELQDGRTAISARSLGEVNVQLIMETLGGGGHLTNAATQMTESIITVADELRQAIDRYLEDETKGEEIE, encoded by the coding sequence ATGGAGTCAGGTCAACAAGTATCATCAGAACGGGAACGGCGGGTTGTTCGCTTCGTTCCGTATCTATTAATCGTCGGTCTACTTCTCGTCGTCGCAATTAGTAATCCAATCATCGCAGCAATTGGTGCGTTCGTGACGACTGTTCTTTTTGTCCTTCATCTATTAGAAGAGCAGCGGGCACGAAAGTCCTGGGAAGCATATGTCGAAAGAATATCGATTCAAGTCGAGGATACAGGGCAAGATGCTTTGACGAATATGCCGATTGGAATCTTACTATATGATGAGGAAACGCACGTCACATGGTTCAATGATCCGATGCGTGAAATCTTCGACGACTTGGCAATGGGGCATCTGTTACTCGATCTCGATCCCTTGTTCGTTGAAATGATGGCGACGGATGAAGATCAAGCGACACTTGAGATTGGTGAGTCCGTCTATCGTGTCTTCTCGAATCGTGAAAATCGGACGTTCTATCTATTTGATATGACAGAAGAGGCGCAAGTTGAACAACAACTCGTCGACAATCAAACCGTCATCGGCGTCATTTATCTCGATAACTATGATGAGATGACGCAAGGGATTGAAGATCAATTAAGAAGTGAATTAAATAGTCGGGTCACCCAGTTATTGAACCATTGGGCGGCGGATCACGGCACCTATATAAAACGTACCGCCTCAGACCGTTACTTCGTCGTGACGACAGAAGAGAATCTACGGATCCTTGAGCGGACGAAGTTTTCCATCTTAGACATTGTCCGAGACGAGACGAGTCAACGTGGGGTGCAATTAACGCTGTCGATCGGAATTGGCTGTGGCAGTGACGCGATACCTGTTCTCGGTCAGATGGCGCAGTCGAGTCTTGACTTAGCACTCGGACGCGGGGGTGACCAGGTCGTCATCAAACGTGACGGGAAAGTCCGCTTTTATGGTGGGAAAACGAACCCGACGGAAAAACGGACGCGTGTCCGAGCACGGGTCATCGCTAATTCGTTGCGTGACTTGATGCAGGAATCGAGTCGAATCCTCGTCATGGGTCATCGAAATCCTGATATGGATTCACTTGGAGCATCGATTGGTATTCTCAAGCTTGCCGAGATGAACGATAAGGAAGCACATATCGTGTTACCGGATGCAGAAATCGGTCAAGGGATTCGACGGATGATGTCGGAAATCAGTGAAGACGAGAAACTGGAGTCGCGCTTCATCAATTCGTTCCAAGCTGAGCAACTCGTCGACGATCAAGCGTTATTGATTATCGTCGACACGCATAAACCGTCGCTTGTCGTCGTTCCGGCATTACTGGATCAGTTCGAACGAATGGTCGTCATCGATCATCACCGTCGCGGAGAAGATTTCATCGAGGAGCCGGTGCTCGTCTATCTGGAACCATATGCCTCATCGACGTCAGAACTCGTCACAGAGTTGATTGAATACCAACCGACGAACGAAAAGCTGTCAATGCTTGAAGCGACGGCGTTACTTGCAGGAATCATCGTCGACACGAAAGGCTTTACGATCCGGACAGGCTCGCGGACGTTTGATGCGGCCTCCTACTTGCGTTCGCAAGGCGCAGATACGGTCCTCGTCCAAGAGTTCCTTAGTCAAAACCTCGAGACGTATGTCGAACAGTCGCATATTCTCGAGCGGACGGAAATCTATAAGGCCGGTATGGCGATCGCGACAGCGGAGCCAGGGGTCATCCATGATCAAGTCTTGATCGCCCAAACGGCGGATCAACTGTTATCCTTACAAGGAATCCGTGCTGCCTTCGTCATCGCTGAGCTCCAAGATGGTCGAACGGCAATCAGTGCCCGGTCGCTCGGTGAGGTCAATGTCCAGTTGATCATGGAGACGTTAGGTGGCGGTGGTCACTTAACGAATGCGGCGACACAGATGACGGAATCGATCATCACGGTCGCGGATGAATTAAGACAAGCAATCGATCGTTATCTAGAAGATGAAACAAAAGGAGAGGAAATCGAATGA
- a CDS encoding mechanosensitive ion channel family protein, whose amino-acid sequence MATNQDVKESVAQVDKLIAQVTDTEMWIRFGLKVTIALIIIVGFYILTRVLTGAVARLFTIRKINEHDYLAQRQNETLLKLLQNAIRYVLGIVMLLTVLSQFGINITGLVASAGIAGLAISFGAKNLVQDIITGAFIIFERQFKVGDYVRVGVIEGIVIELGIRTTKLKGLTGEIHIVPNGQILQVTNFSVDNSFALVDVQVPYEEDLDRVETILNDISEATTKKYADMFVEPIQILGVQMLDSSGVAYRMMAEVPPMQHFQAGRLMRKEFKQGLEAEGIQIPYPHMVMMNTTDQGNGEQINDAKNVQSP is encoded by the coding sequence ATGGCTACCAATCAAGATGTGAAAGAATCAGTCGCCCAGGTCGATAAGTTGATTGCACAAGTGACGGATACAGAAATGTGGATTCGGTTTGGACTGAAGGTGACGATTGCGTTAATCATCATTGTCGGATTTTATATCCTGACACGGGTCCTGACGGGAGCAGTCGCCCGTTTGTTTACGATTCGAAAAATCAACGAGCATGATTATTTAGCGCAACGACAAAACGAGACGTTACTCAAATTGTTGCAAAATGCGATTCGCTACGTCCTCGGAATTGTCATGTTGCTGACCGTACTCAGTCAATTCGGCATCAATATCACAGGACTCGTCGCCAGTGCAGGGATTGCCGGTCTTGCCATTTCGTTTGGTGCGAAAAACCTGGTTCAAGATATCATCACAGGTGCCTTCATCATCTTCGAACGACAGTTCAAAGTCGGTGATTATGTCCGCGTTGGCGTGATTGAAGGGATTGTCATCGAGCTTGGTATTCGGACGACGAAGCTGAAAGGTCTGACGGGCGAGATTCATATCGTCCCGAATGGTCAGATTCTGCAAGTGACGAACTTCTCGGTCGATAACAGTTTTGCCTTAGTCGATGTCCAAGTTCCGTATGAAGAGGATCTTGATCGGGTCGAGACGATTCTGAACGACATCTCGGAAGCGACGACGAAGAAGTACGCCGATATGTTCGTTGAACCGATTCAAATACTCGGTGTCCAAATGCTTGATTCTTCTGGCGTTGCGTACCGTATGATGGCAGAAGTACCACCGATGCAACATTTTCAAGCGGGCCGTTTGATGCGTAAAGAATTCAAACAAGGTCTCGAAGCGGAAGGAATCCAGATTCCGTACCCGCACATGGTCATGATGAACACTACAGATCAAGGGAATGGTGAGCAAATCAATGATGCCAAAAACGTACAATCTCCATGA
- the rsmG gene encoding 16S rRNA (guanine(527)-N(7))-methyltransferase RsmG — MNEQQFVTALAEQGLNVSEQQLHQFKRYYELLVEWNEKMNLTAITDKEDVYLKHFYDSITAAFYFDFTDVETVCDVGAGAGFPSLPIKIMFPHLKVTIIDSLNKRIGFLNMLATELELEGVAFHHGRAEEFGKNKQFREHFDVVTARAVARMSVLAEYCLPLAKVGGQFVALKAAKLGQELEEGATALKVLGGNLRESFQFQLPGEESERNIVIVDKKRLTPGKYPRKAGTPAKDPLS, encoded by the coding sequence ATGAACGAACAGCAATTCGTAACGGCTTTAGCCGAGCAAGGTCTCAACGTCTCAGAACAACAATTACACCAGTTCAAACGCTACTATGAGCTACTCGTCGAATGGAATGAAAAAATGAACCTGACGGCAATCACGGATAAAGAAGATGTTTACTTGAAGCATTTTTATGATTCGATCACAGCGGCTTTCTACTTTGATTTCACAGACGTCGAAACCGTTTGTGATGTCGGAGCCGGTGCCGGTTTCCCGAGCCTCCCGATTAAAATCATGTTCCCGCACTTAAAAGTCACGATCATCGATTCACTGAATAAACGAATCGGCTTCTTGAACATGCTCGCGACAGAACTTGAACTTGAAGGTGTCGCGTTCCATCATGGTCGGGCCGAAGAGTTCGGTAAAAACAAACAGTTCCGGGAACACTTTGATGTCGTGACGGCACGCGCTGTCGCCCGGATGTCAGTCCTTGCAGAATACTGTTTGCCACTCGCGAAAGTCGGCGGACAATTCGTTGCCTTGAAGGCAGCGAAGTTAGGGCAAGAGTTAGAAGAAGGCGCAACGGCACTCAAAGTACTTGGTGGTAATTTACGGGAAAGTTTCCAGTTCCAATTGCCAGGTGAGGAAAGTGAGCGTAATATCGTGATTGTAGATAAAAAACGATTAACACCCGGGAAATATCCGCGGAAGGCGGGAACACCGGCTAAAGATCCACTGAGTTAA
- the noc gene encoding nucleoid occlusion protein: MKNAIAKLLGKGGQPVPLELDPRDTLQELKLTELVANQFQPRTIFDGERIEELAMTIEEHGLLQPIVVRKQGLGYEIIAGERRFRAVESLGWETIPAIIKEMTDETTAALALIENLQREELTPIEEAEAYERLLAMQHITQEVLARKLGRSQSTIANKLRLLRLPAEIREALKQRTITERHARALLPLKDADLQISVLAEIMEREWNVKETEQRVERLLTPKKPKKRHKSFARDTWIALNTLRDSVDMIERTGLTVEKEEVDCEEYVEVRIRIVKARP, encoded by the coding sequence GTGAAAAATGCAATTGCTAAACTGCTTGGTAAAGGGGGACAGCCTGTCCCGCTTGAGCTTGATCCCCGAGACACGCTTCAGGAGCTAAAGCTAACAGAGCTTGTTGCCAATCAATTCCAACCCCGAACGATTTTTGATGGGGAGCGGATTGAAGAATTGGCAATGACGATTGAAGAACATGGGTTACTACAGCCAATCGTAGTACGAAAACAGGGGCTAGGTTATGAAATCATCGCGGGTGAGCGTCGTTTTCGAGCGGTTGAATCACTTGGGTGGGAAACGATTCCCGCAATCATCAAGGAAATGACCGATGAAACGACAGCTGCACTCGCATTGATTGAGAATCTACAACGGGAAGAACTGACTCCAATCGAAGAAGCAGAAGCATATGAACGATTGCTTGCGATGCAACACATTACGCAAGAAGTCTTAGCACGTAAACTAGGACGCAGTCAGTCGACGATTGCGAACAAGTTACGTCTGTTGCGTTTGCCAGCTGAAATTCGCGAGGCATTGAAGCAACGGACGATCACGGAACGTCACGCGCGCGCCTTGTTGCCTTTAAAGGATGCAGATCTTCAAATCTCAGTCTTAGCGGAAATCATGGAACGCGAATGGAATGTCAAAGAAACGGAACAGCGTGTCGAGCGTCTACTGACACCGAAAAAGCCGAAGAAACGACATAAAAGTTTTGCACGGGATACATGGATCGCGTTGAACACACTACGCGATTCAGTCGACATGATTGAGCGGACAGGATTGACCGTCGAAAAAGAAGAAGTAGATTGTGAAGAATATGTCGAGGTGCGAATCCGCATCGTGAAGGCACGTCCGTAA
- the yyaC gene encoding spore protease YyaC: MNFRFHSHEPKPYSFFLEHTEPFAKERLAEQLHEQVAATKETRPVVLVCIGSDRSTGDSLGPLVGTFLEKSRPAHMHVYGTLAKPVHALNLAETLHSIQTTHYKPLVIAIDACLGRLSSVGHVFFSEGPLAPGAGVQKELPAVGDFNIKAVVNVSGFMEMMILQNTRLHLVYELAELVADSFALLDAKLAAETKRTTISFTPRSI; this comes from the coding sequence ATGAACTTCCGCTTTCATTCACATGAGCCAAAGCCCTACTCTTTCTTTTTAGAGCATACAGAGCCGTTTGCGAAAGAACGATTAGCTGAACAATTACACGAGCAAGTCGCTGCGACGAAAGAAACACGTCCGGTCGTTCTCGTTTGTATCGGTTCCGATCGTTCGACGGGGGATTCCCTCGGTCCACTCGTCGGTACATTCCTCGAAAAATCCCGTCCCGCGCATATGCATGTGTATGGCACATTAGCCAAACCGGTTCATGCCTTAAATTTAGCTGAGACACTTCACTCGATTCAAACGACCCATTACAAACCACTCGTCATCGCCATCGACGCTTGTCTCGGACGCTTATCGAGCGTCGGTCATGTCTTTTTCTCGGAAGGTCCTCTCGCACCCGGAGCCGGTGTCCAAAAAGAATTGCCTGCTGTTGGTGACTTCAACATCAAAGCCGTCGTCAACGTCAGTGGATTTATGGAAATGATGATTTTGCAAAATACCCGACTCCACCTCGTCTATGAATTAGCTGAACTTGTTGCCGACAGCTTCGCCTTACTCGATGCGAAACTGGCAGCGGAAACAAAACGAACAACGATTTCCTTTACGCCCCGTTCGATTTAA
- a CDS encoding ParB/RepB/Spo0J family partition protein, which translates to MNEIPLRAIRPNPGQPRKQFNEKALQELAHSLRQHGMIQPIVVRPRDGFYEIVAGERRYQAAKQVGFTNVPVLIIEANDTRMMELALIENIQRADLSAIEEAMAYAEMLEEFEVTQAELASRVGKSRSHITNSLRLLQLPPLVQQAVMEERLSMGHARALLALKNPQKIERMAERVITENWNVRRLEQELRERKQKRHVSEQTTELHFIEDALRERIGASVRIKTTKQAGKLEIDFMDEEDLNRILDILLPEEE; encoded by the coding sequence GTGAATGAGATACCCCTGCGGGCGATTCGACCGAATCCAGGTCAGCCACGCAAACAATTTAATGAAAAAGCATTACAAGAGTTAGCACATTCTTTACGACAGCACGGGATGATTCAACCGATCGTCGTTCGACCACGTGATGGATTTTACGAAATCGTCGCCGGGGAACGCCGGTATCAAGCAGCGAAACAAGTCGGATTCACCAATGTACCTGTCTTAATCATCGAGGCCAATGATACACGGATGATGGAGCTTGCGTTGATTGAAAACATTCAGCGTGCTGATTTAAGTGCGATTGAAGAAGCGATGGCGTATGCCGAGATGTTGGAAGAGTTTGAGGTGACGCAAGCAGAACTTGCGAGCCGTGTCGGAAAAAGTCGTTCGCACATCACGAACAGTCTACGCTTGTTGCAATTACCGCCACTCGTCCAACAAGCAGTCATGGAAGAACGGTTATCGATGGGGCATGCACGTGCCTTGCTCGCTTTAAAAAATCCGCAAAAAATCGAGCGGATGGCGGAACGCGTCATCACGGAGAATTGGAATGTCCGTCGTCTTGAGCAAGAGCTCCGCGAACGTAAGCAAAAGCGGCATGTTTCTGAACAGACGACTGAACTTCATTTTATTGAAGACGCGTTACGGGAGCGGATCGGGGCCAGTGTTCGAATCAAGACGACGAAGCAGGCAGGGAAACTAGAAATCGATTTTATGGACGAAGAAGATTTAAATCGGATACTTGATATTTTGTTACCGGAAGAAGAATGA
- the dnaB gene encoding replicative DNA helicase: MSDVMQNTPPQSIEAEQAVLGAIMIDADRLISASERLLPHDFYRAAHQRIFEAMLVLSDRGEAIDLVTVTAELSTLGVLEEIGGLAYLGELAEGVPTAANINYYVNVVDQKSTLRRLIRTANEIVTDGYERQNEVDVLLNEAERKILEVSQGKGSASFIPISDVLTSAYATIDKLHKQSGETTGIPTGFRDLDQVTAGFQRNDLIIVAARPSVGKTAFALNISQNVATRADENVAIFSLEMGAEQLVMRMLCAEGNVDAQRLRTGQLEDEDWGKLSLAMSSLSQAGIYIDDTPGIRVNDIRAKCRRLKQEHGLGMIMIDYLQLIQGNGRSSDNRQQEVSEISRSLKSLARELEVPVIALSQLSRGVESRQDKRPMMSDIRESGAIEQDADIVAFLYRDDYYNKETEDANTIEIIIAKQRNGPTGTVKLAFRKEFNKFVDLEPSNSYAPPA; the protein is encoded by the coding sequence ATGAGTGATGTAATGCAAAATACGCCACCCCAAAGTATCGAGGCGGAACAAGCCGTCCTTGGGGCGATCATGATTGATGCTGATCGATTGATCAGTGCGTCCGAACGATTATTGCCACACGATTTTTATCGAGCGGCACACCAACGGATTTTTGAAGCGATGCTCGTGTTGTCGGACCGTGGCGAAGCGATCGATCTCGTCACCGTCACGGCGGAACTGAGCACGCTTGGTGTCTTGGAAGAAATCGGCGGGCTTGCCTATCTCGGTGAGCTTGCGGAAGGTGTCCCGACAGCGGCGAATATCAATTATTACGTCAATGTCGTCGACCAAAAATCAACGCTCCGCCGTTTAATCCGGACAGCGAATGAAATCGTCACAGACGGGTACGAACGACAAAATGAAGTCGACGTCCTGCTGAATGAAGCAGAACGGAAGATTCTTGAAGTCTCGCAAGGCAAGGGGAGCGCAAGCTTCATCCCGATTTCTGACGTCTTGACGAGCGCGTATGCGACGATTGATAAATTGCATAAGCAAAGCGGTGAAACGACCGGGATTCCGACCGGCTTCCGCGACCTCGATCAAGTGACGGCCGGGTTCCAGCGTAACGATTTAATCATCGTCGCCGCCCGTCCGTCTGTCGGGAAGACGGCATTCGCCTTGAACATCTCGCAAAACGTCGCCACCCGTGCCGACGAGAATGTTGCCATCTTTAGTCTTGAGATGGGTGCGGAACAACTCGTCATGCGGATGCTCTGTGCAGAAGGCAACGTCGATGCGCAACGTCTCCGGACGGGGCAACTCGAAGATGAAGATTGGGGTAAACTGTCGCTCGCGATGAGCAGTCTGTCGCAAGCAGGGATTTACATCGATGATACGCCAGGGATTCGTGTCAATGATATCCGGGCGAAGTGTCGTCGCTTAAAGCAAGAGCACGGACTCGGCATGATCATGATTGATTACTTGCAGTTGATTCAAGGGAACGGTCGCTCAAGCGACAACCGTCAACAGGAAGTCTCAGAGATTTCCCGTTCCTTAAAGTCGCTCGCACGTGAACTCGAAGTGCCCGTCATCGCCTTATCGCAGCTCTCGCGTGGTGTGGAGAGTCGTCAAGATAAACGACCGATGATGTCGGATATCCGGGAATCAGGGGCGATTGAGCAAGATGCGGATATCGTCGCCTTCTTATACCGGGACGATTACTACAACAAAGAAACGGAAGATGCGAATACGATCGAGATCATCATCGCGAAACAGCGGAATGGTCCGACCGGTACGGTTAAACTCGCTTTTCGGAAAGAATTTAATAAATTCGTCGATCTTGAGCCGAGTAATTCGTATGCTCCACCGGCGTAA
- the rpsF gene encoding 30S ribosomal protein S6: MRKYEVLYIIRPEVDEEARKALVERFNKVLTDNGGTVEKTTEMGKRRFAYEINDMREGFYVLLNVTAEPAATKELDRLMKISDDIVRLMITKDEK; this comes from the coding sequence ATGCGTAAATACGAAGTACTTTACATCATCCGTCCGGAAGTTGATGAGGAAGCACGAAAAGCTCTAGTTGAGCGTTTCAACAAAGTCCTCACTGACAACGGTGGTACAGTTGAAAAAACAACTGAAATGGGTAAACGTCGTTTCGCTTACGAAATCAATGATATGCGTGAAGGATTCTATGTTCTTCTTAACGTGACTGCTGAACCAGCAGCTACTAAAGAACTTGACCGTCTCATGAAGATCAGTGACGATATCGTTCGCTTAATGATCACAAAAGACGAGAAATAA
- a CDS encoding DUF951 domain-containing protein: protein MMPKTYNLHDYVEMKKQHPCGTNRWQIIRVGMDIRIKCQGCGASILMPRRDFDKRLKKVLPE from the coding sequence ATGATGCCAAAAACGTACAATCTCCATGATTATGTCGAAATGAAGAAACAACATCCATGCGGAACGAACCGGTGGCAAATCATTCGTGTCGGCATGGACATCCGTATCAAATGTCAAGGGTGTGGGGCAAGCATCTTAATGCCTCGGCGCGATTTTGATAAGCGGTTAAAAAAAGTCTTACCAGAATGA
- a CDS encoding single-stranded DNA-binding protein has translation MINRVVLVGRLTRDPEMRYTQSGIAVTRFTLACDRPFTGQDGKREADFIDCVVWRKQAENVAQYLKKGSLAGVEGRLQISSYDDKEGQRRYRAEVVADSVRFLESRNASRSSDSDSYSSNSNTGGNGNAAGWGSQQQQNNSSSPAPASSSSNSGFGADPFSGGSSIDLSDDDLPF, from the coding sequence ATGATTAACCGCGTCGTTTTAGTCGGTCGGTTAACTCGTGACCCTGAAATGCGTTATACGCAGAGCGGGATTGCGGTAACGCGATTCACACTCGCATGTGACCGTCCATTTACGGGACAAGATGGGAAGCGAGAAGCTGATTTCATCGATTGCGTCGTATGGCGCAAGCAAGCAGAGAACGTTGCTCAGTATTTGAAAAAAGGTAGCCTCGCAGGTGTCGAGGGTCGCCTACAGATTAGCAGTTATGACGATAAAGAGGGTCAACGTCGATATCGTGCTGAAGTCGTCGCGGATAGTGTTCGATTCCTAGAATCACGCAATGCAAGCCGTTCTTCAGATAGTGACAGCTATTCTTCGAATTCAAATACAGGTGGAAACGGGAATGCTGCAGGATGGGGTTCACAGCAACAGCAGAACAACTCTTCCTCGCCAGCACCCGCTTCATCTTCATCGAACTCGGGCTTCGGCGCTGATCCGTTCAGCGGTGGAAGTTCGATCGATCTTTCAGACGACGATCTCCCATTCTAA
- the ychF gene encoding redox-regulated ATPase YchF, protein MGLTAGIVGLPNVGKSTLFNAITQAGVEAANYPFATIDPNVGVVEVPDARLRKLTELVNPKKTIPTAFEFTDIAGIVKGASKGEGLGNKFLANIREVDAICQVVRCFVDENITHVSGKVSPIDDIETINLELILADLELVEKRIQRVQKQVKSRDKNAAGELEALEIVLALLEDEKPARLAELNEDQAAIVKHFQLLTMKPMLYVANVGEDEVADADSNENVRLVREFAAKEGAEVIIICARIEEEIAELEPEERQEFLVDLGIEESGLDQLIHAAYNTLGLATYFTAGEKEVRAWTFKKGMKAPQCAGVIHSDFERGFIRAEVVAYDDLAAAGNMATVKEQGRYRSEGKEYVFQDGDVVTFRFNV, encoded by the coding sequence GTGGGATTAACAGCAGGAATCGTTGGCTTACCAAACGTAGGAAAATCAACACTTTTTAACGCGATTACACAAGCAGGTGTCGAGGCGGCGAACTATCCGTTCGCAACAATCGACCCGAACGTAGGTGTCGTCGAAGTACCCGATGCACGTCTTCGTAAATTGACAGAACTCGTCAACCCGAAGAAGACCATCCCGACAGCATTCGAATTCACGGATATCGCGGGAATCGTCAAAGGCGCGTCTAAAGGTGAAGGACTCGGAAATAAATTCTTAGCCAATATCCGTGAAGTCGATGCGATCTGTCAGGTCGTCCGTTGTTTCGTCGACGAAAACATCACACACGTCTCAGGTAAAGTCTCACCGATCGATGATATCGAAACGATCAACCTCGAGTTGATTTTGGCCGATCTCGAATTGGTTGAAAAACGGATCCAACGTGTCCAAAAACAAGTCAAGTCACGTGATAAAAACGCAGCAGGCGAACTCGAAGCACTTGAAATCGTCCTCGCATTGCTCGAAGACGAAAAACCAGCACGTCTTGCAGAACTAAACGAAGATCAAGCGGCAATCGTGAAACACTTCCAATTGTTGACGATGAAACCGATGCTTTATGTCGCAAACGTCGGTGAAGACGAAGTCGCGGATGCAGACAGCAACGAAAACGTCCGTCTCGTGCGTGAGTTCGCAGCAAAAGAAGGCGCGGAAGTCATCATCATCTGTGCCCGGATCGAAGAAGAAATCGCTGAACTCGAACCGGAAGAACGTCAAGAGTTCCTCGTTGACCTCGGAATCGAAGAGTCAGGTCTCGATCAATTGATCCATGCAGCCTATAACACGCTCGGTCTCGCGACATACTTCACAGCGGGCGAAAAAGAAGTTCGTGCCTGGACATTCAAAAAAGGGATGAAAGCACCACAATGTGCCGGTGTCATCCACTCTGACTTCGAACGTGGATTCATCCGTGCTGAAGTGGTCGCATACGATGACTTAGCAGCAGCTGGAAACATGGCGACAGTCAAAGAACAAGGACGTTACCGTTCTGAAGGTAAAGAATATGTCTTCCAAGATGGCGATGTTGTCACATTCCGCTTCAACGTTTAA
- the rplI gene encoding 50S ribosomal protein L9 encodes MKVILLQDVKGQGKAGDVKEVADAYANNVLFKKKLARPATTGNLKQHEAHERKAAEQAKQALLDAEALKEKIEKETIVVSTKAGEGGRVFGSVTSKQIAEALKSMGYKIDKRKIELEHPIKALGFTKVPLKLHNEVTATLNVQVKEA; translated from the coding sequence ATGAAAGTTATTTTATTGCAAGACGTTAAAGGACAAGGTAAAGCAGGAGACGTGAAAGAAGTCGCAGATGCATACGCGAACAACGTGTTATTCAAAAAGAAATTAGCGCGTCCCGCGACAACAGGGAACTTAAAACAACATGAAGCACATGAACGTAAAGCAGCAGAGCAAGCGAAACAAGCATTGCTCGACGCGGAAGCGTTAAAAGAGAAGATTGAAAAAGAAACGATTGTCGTTTCGACGAAAGCGGGCGAAGGCGGCCGTGTCTTCGGTTCAGTCACGAGTAAACAAATTGCAGAAGCATTGAAGAGCATGGGCTACAAAATCGACAAACGTAAAATCGAGCTTGAACACCCGATCAAAGCCCTCGGATTCACGAAAGTGCCGTTAAAACTGCACAATGAAGTCACAGCGACGCTAAACGTTCAGGTCAAAGAAGCGTGA
- the rpsR gene encoding 30S ribosomal protein S18, whose amino-acid sequence MARRPGGKRRRKVCYFTSNHITHIDYKDVELLKRFISERGKILPRRVTGTSAKYQRPLTIAIKRSRQMALIPYVAD is encoded by the coding sequence ATGGCACGTCGTCCAGGTGGAAAACGTCGTCGTAAAGTATGTTACTTCACGTCGAACCACATCACTCATATCGATTATAAAGACGTAGAACTTCTCAAACGTTTCATTTCGGAACGCGGTAAGATTCTTCCACGTCGTGTGACTGGTACTTCAGCGAAATACCAACGTCCACTTACAATCGCAATCAAACGTTCACGTCAAATGGCTTTAATCCCATACGTAGCTGACTGA